A stretch of the Thunnus thynnus chromosome 7, fThuThy2.1, whole genome shotgun sequence genome encodes the following:
- the ssr3 gene encoding translocon-associated protein subunit gamma, whose amino-acid sequence MLTRPLVSFYSDVSVFLCPEPSSRQAAQSADMAPKGSSKQQSEEDLLLQDFSRNLSAKSTALFYGNALIVSAIPIWLFWRIWHMDLVQSAVLYAVMTLVSTYLVAFAYKNVKFVLKHKVAQKREDAVSKEVTRKLSEADNRKMSRKEKDERILWKKNEVADYEATTFSIFYNNTLFLVLVIIASFFLLKNFNPTVNYILSISASSGLIALLSTGSK is encoded by the exons ATGCTGACGCGTCCTCTCGTCTCCTTCTACTCCGACGTGTCAGTCTTCTTGTGTCCAGAGCCGAGCAGCAGACAGGCCGCTCAATCCGCAGACATGGCACCTAAAGGCAGCAGCAAGCAACAGTCCGAGGAAGACCTTCTGCTCCAGGACTTCAGCAGAAACCTCTCAGCCAAGTCCACCGCGCTGTTTTACGGCAATGCTCTCATCGTCTCCGCCATCCCCATCT gGCTGTTTTGGAGGATTTGGCACATGGACCTGGTCCAGTCTGCAGTCCTGTACGCTGTGATGACTCTGGTCAGCACCTACCTGGTGGCCTTTGCCTACAAGAACGTCAAGTTTGTTCTCAAACACAA AGTTGCCCAGAAACGTGAGGATGCTGTTTCCAAGGAGGTGACCAGGAAGTTGTCTGAGGCAGACAACCGCAAAATGTCCCGCAAGGAGAAAGATGAGAG GATCCTGTGGAAGAAGAATGAGGTCGCTGACTACGAGGCCACCACCTTCTCCATCTTCTACAACAACACTCTCTTCCTGGTCCTGGTCATCATCGCCTCCTTCTTCTTGCTGAAGAACTTCAACCCCACCGT CAACTACATTCTGTCCATCAGTGCCTCTTCAGGACTCATCGCTCTGCTATCCACCGGCTCCAAGTAA